In Nitrospirota bacterium, one genomic interval encodes:
- a CDS encoding DNA cytosine methyltransferase, producing MTQKLTVVDLFSGCGGLSLGFESAGFEIMASYDSWKPAIETYRKNFHHTAHLSELNDSSELPNATVIVGGPPCQGFSSAGRRLAEDDRNTLVCVFARLIARYKPLAFAFENVEGFLTQAHGRFVFDLLEPLIDAGYRIHLRKVNAAHYGVPQHRKRVLAIGGLGWDPTFPEHTHSALGMPGAKLANGHHLPFTPTLGEAFEGLSSTKIGRNGEQDPFDHIYLQFNEADSQRAYLLKPGQRMRDLPEELWHESYRKRAYRRVMDGTPTERRGGAPAGLRRLSPDEPSKTITGGALRDFVHPTEDRPLSLRECARLQTFPDDFVFVGTQNEKIQMIGNAVPIRLAQHIAITLKKDFKSAKPTQNGGALLSFVPTLSEGMSPVLQTVCDEIKERFLSPHHSEQISLCL from the coding sequence ATGACTCAAAAACTTACCGTTGTGGACTTATTTTCGGGCTGCGGAGGACTCTCGCTTGGATTTGAGAGCGCTGGCTTCGAGATCATGGCGTCATACGATAGCTGGAAACCCGCTATAGAGACCTACCGTAAGAATTTTCATCACACGGCACACCTATCAGAACTAAATGATTCCTCTGAGCTTCCAAATGCAACGGTAATCGTTGGCGGTCCTCCATGTCAGGGATTTTCCTCCGCAGGTCGACGTCTAGCAGAAGACGACAGAAACACCCTCGTTTGCGTGTTCGCAAGGTTAATCGCCCGTTACAAGCCTTTAGCTTTTGCATTTGAGAATGTTGAAGGGTTCCTTACTCAGGCTCATGGCCGCTTCGTATTTGATCTGCTTGAACCACTGATTGATGCTGGGTATCGCATCCATCTTCGAAAAGTAAATGCCGCACATTATGGTGTTCCACAACATCGGAAGCGAGTCTTAGCTATTGGCGGCCTGGGCTGGGATCCAACTTTTCCTGAGCATACCCATTCTGCTCTAGGTATGCCGGGCGCAAAATTAGCTAACGGCCATCACTTGCCTTTTACCCCGACTTTGGGAGAAGCCTTTGAGGGGCTCTCTTCCACGAAGATAGGACGCAACGGGGAACAAGACCCATTTGATCATATATATTTGCAATTCAACGAAGCAGATAGCCAAAGAGCGTACTTGCTAAAACCGGGGCAGAGAATGCGTGATCTTCCGGAAGAGCTTTGGCACGAAAGTTACAGAAAGCGAGCCTATCGTCGCGTCATGGACGGAACCCCAACAGAACGTCGTGGTGGTGCGCCTGCTGGACTGCGTCGCCTATCTCCAGATGAACCATCTAAGACAATTACGGGTGGAGCCCTAAGAGATTTTGTACACCCCACAGAAGACCGACCGCTTAGTCTTAGGGAGTGCGCGAGACTCCAAACTTTTCCGGACGACTTTGTTTTTGTTGGAACCCAGAACGAGAAAATCCAAATGATAGGCAATGCTGTTCCAATACGGTTGGCTCAACATATAGCAATAACTCTCAAAAAAGATTTCAAGAGTGCGAAACCGACCCAGAATGGAGGTGCTTTATTGAGCTTCGTGCCAACACTCTCTGAAGGAATGAGCCCAGTTCTTCAAACCGTTTGTGACGAAATAAAGGAACGCTTCCTTTCTCCACACCACTCGGAGCAAATTAGCCTATGCCTCTAA
- a CDS encoding peptidase → MKAKRTKKIDPATQSYLEGVSRLEQHPIFAPLFFSIRSIRNERSAFPHHGWAIVSDTGTIHVNPKRKAAPDEWLYVLSHCLLHLGFGHFQPQANPYAWNVACDLFIYKFLKELKIGKPPETAPPNLEGLPLQSERDLYGYFLERGVPDPLKTVGVGDPGCNDMSFYSGYMKRADWQNKWMGKFSQGLRNAVTSAVNVAGGSEKFLGSAVLTQTSAQRAKGWLVNSFPLIGALAAGFKIVEDLQICNRQEIRVAAVNGTLQEIYINPAAGLTEPECGFVIAHEILHVGLRHEIRRQGREPYLWNVACDYVVNGWLMEIGLGEMPAFSGLYDQELKGESAESLYNKIAVDLRRLRKLATLRGTGACDIIESGDAKWWAGEAGIDLDGFYRRCLAQGLEYHQFQDRGFLPQGLIEEIRALAQPPIPWDVELAQWFDGHFRPVEKIRSYARLSRRQSGSPEIPRPHHVPLFGEEENRTFGVVLDTSGSMDRTLLAKALGTIAGYSLSRDVARVRVVFCDAAAYDQGYIPPENLLEQVQVKGRGGTVLQPGIDLLEKADDFPKNGPILIITDGACDRLSIRREHAFLIPEQSHLPFVPRGKVFRIR, encoded by the coding sequence ATGAAGGCAAAACGGACTAAAAAGATAGACCCCGCGACTCAAAGCTATCTCGAAGGGGTATCCAGACTGGAACAGCATCCTATCTTTGCCCCCCTTTTCTTCAGTATTCGTTCTATTCGCAATGAGAGATCGGCTTTTCCTCATCATGGGTGGGCGATTGTTTCGGATACCGGAACGATTCATGTCAACCCCAAAAGAAAAGCGGCTCCTGATGAATGGCTCTATGTTCTTTCCCATTGCCTGCTCCACCTTGGATTTGGACATTTCCAGCCCCAGGCCAATCCCTATGCCTGGAACGTAGCCTGTGACCTGTTCATTTACAAATTCCTCAAAGAGCTTAAAATCGGGAAACCGCCGGAAACAGCCCCGCCCAATTTAGAGGGTTTGCCCCTTCAGTCGGAGCGCGATCTCTACGGTTATTTTCTCGAAAGGGGGGTTCCCGACCCTCTCAAAACCGTTGGCGTAGGAGACCCCGGCTGTAACGACATGAGCTTTTATTCCGGTTATATGAAGAGAGCCGATTGGCAGAATAAATGGATGGGTAAATTCAGCCAGGGATTACGCAATGCCGTAACCAGCGCGGTGAATGTGGCGGGCGGGAGCGAAAAGTTTCTGGGAAGCGCCGTTTTGACACAAACATCGGCCCAGCGAGCCAAGGGATGGTTGGTCAATTCTTTTCCGCTCATCGGGGCTCTGGCGGCTGGCTTCAAGATTGTGGAAGATCTTCAGATCTGCAACCGGCAAGAGATTCGGGTCGCGGCGGTTAATGGCACGCTTCAGGAAATTTATATCAATCCGGCCGCGGGACTCACCGAGCCGGAGTGCGGATTTGTCATCGCCCACGAAATCCTTCATGTCGGCCTCCGTCATGAGATTCGCCGCCAGGGCCGGGAGCCTTATCTCTGGAATGTGGCTTGCGACTACGTCGTCAATGGCTGGCTGATGGAAATAGGCCTGGGCGAGATGCCGGCTTTCAGCGGCCTCTACGATCAGGAATTAAAGGGGGAATCCGCCGAATCGTTGTACAATAAAATTGCTGTTGACTTAAGGCGGTTGCGCAAATTAGCCACCTTGAGAGGGACCGGCGCTTGCGATATTATTGAATCCGGAGATGCCAAATGGTGGGCGGGGGAGGCGGGTATCGATCTGGACGGTTTCTACCGCCGCTGTTTGGCGCAGGGCCTGGAGTATCACCAGTTTCAGGACCGCGGTTTTCTCCCCCAGGGATTAATCGAGGAGATACGGGCGTTGGCACAGCCCCCTATTCCCTGGGACGTGGAACTGGCCCAATGGTTCGACGGGCATTTCCGCCCGGTCGAAAAAATACGCTCCTATGCCAGACTCAGCCGGAGGCAATCCGGCAGTCCGGAGATCCCGAGGCCCCATCATGTCCCTCTTTTCGGGGAGGAGGAGAACCGGACCTTTGGCGTGGTATTGGATACCTCCGGTTCAATGGACCGTACATTGCTGGCCAAGGCTTTGGGCACCATCGCCGGTTATTCCCTTTCCCGGGATGTCGCCAGGGTGAGAGTCGTGTTCTGTGACGCCGCGGCCTACGATCAGGGATATATCCCCCCGGAAAATCTATTGGAGCAGGTCCAGGTCAAGGGCCGCGGCGGGACGGTTTTACAACCAGGAATTGACCTTCTGGAAAAAGCCGATGACTTTCCAAAAAACGGGCCGATCTTAATCATTACCGACGGGGCTTGCGACCGGCTTTCCATTCGGAGAGAACATGCTTTTCTGATCCCTGAACAGAGTCATCTTCCCTTCGTCCCTCGAGGAAAAGTTTTTCGAATCCGGTAA